One Setaria viridis chromosome 5, Setaria_viridis_v4.0, whole genome shotgun sequence genomic region harbors:
- the LOC117855726 gene encoding probable indole-3-pyruvate monooxygenase YUCCA10 — MAVAAEEEVIIVGAGQSGIAVAACLSLRGVRSLVLERDDCVGSLWRKRAYDRLHLHLAKQYSALPHAPHAEEAPTYLPRDEFARYLDGYAARFAVRTRLRREVRSAGFDAGKGRWEVEAVDLATERRELYAARFLVVASGENDERFVPEVPGLEAFPGTVVHAAEYRSGEGLRGKAVLVVGCGNSGMEIAYDLAAAGAVTSISVRSELHLVTKEIWNVAMSLYGYHVPAWIIDKLVLLMCAVVFGGDTARHGLRRPAVGPFTMKLTTPAYPVIDVGTYSKIRTGEIRVLPAGVKSVRGNVVEFADGRRHPFDAIVLATGYRSTVRRWLRSDDGLIGDDGMAARPYPEHWKGENGLYCAGLVRRGIYGSYEDAELIAGDISELVRPQQTHSNGSK; from the exons aggaggtgatcATCGTTGGCGCGGGGCAGTCGGGCATCGCGGTGGCGGCGTGCCTGTCCCTCCGCGGCGTGCGGAGCCTGGTCCTGGAGCGCGACGACTGCGTGGGCTCCCTGTGGCGGAAGCGCGCCTAcgaccgcctccacctccacctcgccaAGCAGTACTCTGCGCTGCCGCACGCGCCGCACGCCGAGGAGGCCCCCACCTACCTCCCCCGCGACGAATTCGCCCGCTACCTCGACGGCTACGCCGCGCGGTTCGCCGTCCgcacccgcctccgccgcgaggTCCGGTCGGCGGGGTTCGACGCCGGGAAGGGGAGGTGGGAGGTGGAGGCCGTCGACCTCGCCACGGAGCGGCGCGAGCTGTACGCGGCGAGGTTCCTGGTGGTGGCGTCCGGGGAGAACGACGAGCGGTTCGTGCCCGAGGTGCCCGGGCTGGAGGCGTTCCCGGGCACGGTGGTGCACGCCGCCGAGTACCGGTCGGGCGAGGGGCTGCGCGGCAAGGCCGTGCTCGTCGTCGGGTGCGGCAACTCCGGCATGGAGATCGCCTACGACCTCGCCGCAGCCGGCGCCGTCACCTCCATCTCCGTCCGCAGCGAG CTTCACCTGGTGACCAAGGAGATCTGGAACGTGGCGATGTCTCTGTACGGGTACCACGTCCCGGCGTGGATCATCGACAAGCTGGTGCTGCTCATGTGCGCCGTCGTGTTCGGCGGCGACACCGCCCGGcacggcctccgccgccccgccgtgGGGCCCTTCACCATGAAGCTCACCACCCCGGCCTACCCCGTCATCGACGTCGGCACCTACTCCAAGATCCGGACCGGCGAGATCCGggtcctccccgccggcgtcAAGAGCGTCCGCGGCAACGTCGTCGAGTTCGCCGACGGGAGGCGCCACCCCTTCGACGCCATCGTCCTCGCCACCGGGTACCGGAGCACCGTCAGGCGCTGGCTCAGG AGCGACGACGGGCTGATCGGCGACGACGGGATGGCGGCGCGGCCCTACCCGGAGCACTGGAAGGGGGAGAACGGGTTGTACTGCGCTGGGTTGGTGCGGAGGGGCATCTACGGCAGCTACGAGGACGCGGAGCTCATCGCCGGCGACATCAGCGAGCTTGTGCGCCCCCAGCAGACTCACAGCAACGGCTCCAAGTAG